In Diadema setosum chromosome 2, eeDiaSeto1, whole genome shotgun sequence, the DNA window CAAACACAGGTACGAGTTGAAGGgaccaagaaaacacatgaacacacataaATATAGATACATCAGTTTCAGATGTCGAAGGTTCTTTCAGCGTGAAGTCCTCATAGCCACACATAAAACCATGATTCCGGATTGAAACCCGTAAAACCATGACAGTCACTTGAGTCCGGTAGAATGCCGAGACATTGGTACCATATTCCTCTCTTAAATCTCTGCAGTCTTTGCAATAATAATGGTCTATAATTATGACAGCGCAGTACGGTATTTCCAACATTTCCCATCTAGCATCGAAATGTTAATTTCAGATATGAGGGTTAATCTTCCTTCCTCATCCGGCTATCGTTCCGCCTTGAGCTTATTTCGCCATTGTTTCTTAATGTTTGCTATATACCCATTCGAGGCTCAACACTTCAAAGATGAATGCTAATCAAGCGTATACTGCAGTATTTAACGTTTGTGCAGGCCTGTGCCAGATCTTTAAATTTCCTTCCAGAACTGTCATATTCCTAAAAGctaaaccccccaaaaaacaaacaaacaaacaaacaaacaaacaaacaaacaaacaaacaaacaaacaaacaaacacacaggcTGAGCTATCTGTAAAGTGTTTTGGAACCGTTGGTGATATCGTATTCATGGATACATAATAATGGTATGTCTTGTCTGCTGATATTGAAAAGAGTCATCTACAAAATGATTGGGGCCTAACACACTAATTTCTAAATGTCTGAAAATCTTGATAAAAAGGGGGCGGGCACAAAGTTAGCTTAAGTCGATTTGAAGGGAAAACATGGTCATGACGAAAATTAGATTTTGCACATCCTCACACGTAATTTTCGATGAGATCCTTAACTTACTCTTGATTTTTGTATTGGAATATAATTTTGCATTTCGTCTCAGAATAAAGAATTTTTGTCTGTCTTTTACATTTCAGACTGATGACATAGTCAAGGAGCAGAGTGAGGTGCCAGTGGAAATAGAGCACGGGGTGCAGGAAGAAGTAGAAAAGATACCGCTTGAAGAAGACGATAAGGTTTGTAATACTCGAGTGTCGAGAGGGGGCTTGCGCCATAACGCGCGATTAAAAGATAACATATCTTGACAGATCTTAACGAGGAGTCTGTTGCTTCAATGTGCAATTACTCATAGTATGTCTCACATTGCAGTTATCCCAAAGGACTTAAACTAAACGAAATTCAACGAGGGAGATCTTGTCCATTAGTGTCCcgtctttttgttgttgttaggaGGAGCACGGTTAGAATAACTGGGAACACTTCAATCACTCACATATTACGGATAGTGTATCATTAGACACTGACTGCCTGGACGCTGATATTGACGACATCATCAATAATGCCCAAGAGTTGTACCTCATCCCCTCCCCTAGTTCTTCTCCCTACTACTGCCgaacacatacatatattagaTAAGAATTATCAGAAGAAATTCCAGTGAACTGCCTCCTGAAAATAATGGAAGCCAGGCCAATTTCCTCGGTACATGATCATGACAGCTGTCATGCCTGATCAAGTGTAAAACGAGATCCtcgtttcccccccccctccagaaaTATGACACCTACATGCGTTATTTTCCCTGCGGTATGATATACTATACGATTGCGGTGAAATGTCTGTGAAATTAAGAACTGTTTGGAATATGTCTGTCATTGAAGTaatatactttgtatatttttgaCAGAATGCACGAACAAAAAGGGAGCGGGGCATAATCGGCTCTGACAAATGTTTGGAGCATGATTTGTAACAACGTACATAAACATTATCTGCTTAATTTGTCATTCGCTTAATAGACTTCAGAATCAAACGCAGAGAAGGATAAATCAGAAGATGAATCAGTCGCCTCACGTCCGAATATTGTCGATGCACCAACAATGGACAAGGAAGAAGCAGAACAGCTCAAATCCAAGAAGTCACTAGAGGTCAAGGCTGATCCTGAGAAAAGAGACGACGAGACTTTGATAGACGACAAAAGAATTTCCGTGTACAAACTTCCCGCCATTAAGAAACACCACTTTCTGGTAAGTGTTAATTAATCAAAAATGTCAGAATCAAACCATTGGTGGTGCTGACTGAGTATGACTTCGGtggagtttgaaaaaaaaaataactcaacAGAGCCGAGAGACAGAATAAATCCATGAAGAATGGACATGATTCGGGAGAAAGTTTTCACAAAAGTATGATAATTAATGTGGTTGTGCAGAAAAAATAGCGAAGCATAtctatgaaaatgtaaaaaagattTAATAATCCCGTCAacagttatgaattcttaaaaaatttgattcatttcatgTACCATCCTCCGTATAGATGAGAGTTCATACAACAATTTGTGATTTCacaaccgaaaaaaaaaatatatatataaagacatgttgaaaaaagaagaagacgaaaacAGAACTACATAAAATATGGTTTCCCAACATAAGGCCTCAAGAGAGCATTTGACCTAACTCTTCCAACCTATGGAGAATAAATCTCAGTGACAAATCTAGGGACCGTCTACTTtccatttcaaaagaaaaaaagagaagttgaaaaattctttccctgtttttttttttttttttcttccaacattGTTCTGGAATGTATAGAGTTTCCCTCTAATGAGGACGGCACATGGAAGTCATCTTATTTCAAATATCTTTTCTCATGAATTGATTGTCTGATTATGCTTTTAGTTTCACTGTGCATGTCTGTTATCACTACACCAACAATGAAGTCTGAGGGGGAAAATATCTCTTTAAAGTTTCACTTTCTGCGATGCTGATCTATTCCTTCTTGTCTAGCTACGCGTGTAGCAATTCTAAAGTTTAGATTTCTGATCAAATTTCACCGATTTATGAAACTTGCATTGTCTGCACCCTTCGGCGGTCATGTACGCCACGTCACATGGACGGTGTCATATCTGTTATCTCACGTCGGCAAGCTTAATGGCCTCCATTGTTCAATACGAAAAGTGAAAATAGGTTATGGACAAAGTGTGTTTTTCATCTCAAATGATCATCTGCGGTCAATTTGCAGAACGGTATGCACGGAGTTTTATCTCTCGTATAAAATGATTCTAAAACAATGACTCTGATTTTAAGGGGAACCGTCTGTCAAATGCATTTGATCATTATACCCGTCTTTCTTGGGTTGAAGTAAATAATGCTCTGGAGCAAGGGCATGGATAACAGTCAGCAGGCCTACATAGTACATTTACAGTAAGAGTGTGTATTATCTTACTATGTCCACTGAAATTTCGTCAAATCGTAGCCATCGTGTGAATAGAGTGATGTGGAACCTGTATATACAAAACAGTACTGGCTTTGAGTTTTTTTCTCGGATTATCGTGTCGTGTCACGGAACTTGACGCACTCGTTTGAATTTACCTTCTACACGTGATTGTCATCATGTTAGCATAACATAAAATCCActtgtttatattttggtgTTTGGCTTTGCGTTTTTAGTTTTGTCCTTTccacatacaaaaaaacaacaacaaaacaaaaacaaaacatatacaataAGAAcgacatttacaatgtatgcaaTACAGAAGTGTAAGGGACCAAATAACGTACAAAAAGCCGCTGTAAAAGGCCCatataaaaatatacaattcCCTGCGAGAGTATCGATTCGGAAAATATTTAATACATCTCTTTgagtaagaaaaagaagagatggGGTCAAAATAAAGATGTTGACGTCATTGATATCAGCATACACCAAAGCGAAAAAGTTAGAAGGGGCAGGGGCAGCTTCATCATGTCAGCGTGAGCATTGTACCAATTTGTACCACAAAGgacaattacatgtattgtaatttgTATGCATGGTGTATTTCTTTCCTGACACAGttccattttacttcatttattgtttctgcatggcacaataaaatcaacaaatcacTTTCGAAAAAACATACACATTGATTCATTATCAATCATGGCTACGCGAGTTGAAGGCAGAATGCATGAGTAATACATTGGTGATTATAATCATTTCAGGTGCGACAGGATGGGATGCGGGTCCTCCGACAAGCCGTGCAAGGCGACTTCAGTCTAGAGAAAATCTCTCTCGAAGGCATCCGAAACTTCCTCTTTATCGTCGCTAAAGGTACGACACATGTCCGCATATAACCCCCTGCGTGTCAtactcaggggcggatccaggaattctgtaaaggggggggggggggcgcaactaatatttctgctgccacttccgggtttcatttcattttttcatttttatttgttttgtttttaacgaaaaataaaggggggggggggcgtgcgccggtagcgcccccctctggatccgccactgatactACATGTATACCTGCCCCGATACCTGCTCATAGGTTGGGTGTGAGATTTgtttggcacagaaagggtttaaAACAATATGTCACACAACAAATACTACAGTCCTCTTCTCCGTTGAGACTTTGTGGGTGCATCGAGATAAAACGGGAAAATGGCTTCTTTAACAGGGGGTGGGCATTTCATCAAGTGTTTTGTATAGAGattatcactgacaaatttgctctcagccaatcagaagcacGGATTTCCTTAACAGTAGTCAGTGAttgacaagtttcatgaaacgctGCCAAGATTGTGGGTCCAAGTCTTTGGATGCCCGCTAATCACAATTCCCCTCTTCATCTCGTCGTAGAACAGCCACATGGCAATAATATCGTAAAGACAATAGCATGGACTCTGAGGAAACATTGCTTGTACTGAAGAGGCTACGCTGGGTAAGAAAAGCCGACAACACGGAAATGATGGAAATTTGGAGTTTCCGTTTCCTCTCATCTCGGCCTCTCAGTAATCTCCCATTGCaagacttaaagggaagataaaccccaagaacaatgtggattgaatgaaagcagcaacattagtagaacacatcagtgaaagtttcaggaaaatcggacaatcgatgcaaaagttatgaatttttaaagttttggtgttggaaccgctggatgaggagactactagaggttatgacgtatgagtggactacaatatcaagaaaatataaagaaaatactacaaaaatccatttttcatgaaaattacaaattccatcaacttgatattgacatatgttaagggtagcaattattccccctgctttctgaaagcggttggtccactgctctttcataattctagaaaagtgaatttttgttgaatatcctttatattttctttgtattgttgtccactcatacgtcatatcctgtagtagtctcctcatccagcggttccaacaccaaaactttaaaaattcataacttttgcatcgattgtccgatttttctcaaactttcactgatgtgttctactaatgttgctgcttcactcaatccacattgctctttgggtttaccttccctttaagcggCACCCAAGCACACCGTGTGACATGTCTTCCATCAAAATTTATGCATGGCTAACCAAGAAGGCGCTTTCGAATCGATCATTAATCTCAATGCGGGCAGTAATTCACAAGCGAGACTCAAATATcagataggcctacttgtaaaATCTTTATAACAGCAAACATTTTCATCCATGAGGATTCTGCCTCATAACAGCAGAGAACTGTGTACACGTACTTAAGTGTACACAGGGAAACAGTTAATGATTTCCGAAATCAGTCAACGTTTGGGATGTGAATGTATAGAGGAGGGTAGATATTATAACGTGTAAAGAGTCTTCTTTTTGTTAATCGGGATCAAATGAGGCATGCATTACAACATATGCCTTTCTACTTGCACATGCTCACATCAGGTTCTCCCTCCCAGCTGGGCGAGCTGGAAGCGAAGATCAAGGCAGACTACCGCTGGCTGACCCCCGTCAGGACACCATCCAGGAAGCTGACAGGAAATCTACCAATCCAGGGTCCCCAGGTCACTACACTCCACGAAGCCACCCGCGTCCCGGCCAGACCCCTTATGAGGAGAGCTCAAACGCCTGGCCTCACGCCTGGCCACATCTACAAAACTCCCAATCCAAACCCTCCCAATTAGATTTCAGCACaactttcactatttccatcatattcatcacacacaaacatttttttttttgttaaagccACTCACAAACCAGTGTTGAattggcaagaaaaaaaaaggggggggggggtaggggacaACTGACTACATAATGGAGTAGACTTTCACTCCAGCTGGTACTGCAGTATTAAATAACAGTAGCTGCAGACTGTAGACATATGATAAGGTATATGAAAATTGAAAggattattcttttcttcttttttttgttttgttaaaatgCTCATCATGCTTCAATTTTCAAAGGACTTCTTTGGCTGCAGATGTGATTCTCAGACAGGCTCTACTTCCTTATTGACCTGAAAACACTTGAGGATTCTAAAGATAACTCTGTGGGAGGTTTTCAATACTTGGATGATATTTCACACACATTGGTTTTGATAGCAGGGCTACAATTGTCAAGGATGTGTTTACCCTGTACATCTCACACCAATCATTTCTGTCATACAAGCATAATACGTCTTCGGTGAAGAAACACGATGAACATTGCACATGTCGACACACTCATAAGACTCGCATCATTCTGAACATCAACAGGAAATGAACGCTCGACTCTGATCCAGAGTTATTCATCTTATAAAATGTATTCTTAAAGAAACTAAAAATCAGCCCGGCAATCCAAGTCATAACACTTTTCGTCTTTCAgtctttttttatcataatgatGTTTTGCAAAATAAATCATCGACTAGAACAAACCTCTACTCGTGTGCTGAGAAACCACTGTATGTACCATGTATTATAaaatatgcataatgatgcatgcaATGATGGTAGCAGAAATGAAAAGCAGGAAAAGGTACAGGTGTACTCACATGTTGCTGAACTGGGAAGAGTTCACTTTGGCAGACTCCTGTCAAATATCGGTAAGTGATTGATTACCTGCTTGTCATCAGTATGCGCTCTCACATTTCttagcttaaagggactgtacagtactggtagaGGTGAAGATTcacgttttgaacattcctaagtgagataatgagaaacctcttatgaaatatgaaagaacatgtaattttaagaaggattcaacgtttatttgatgaaaattggttttcaaatggccgagatatccaaaaaagtgataatagtaaaaggcgacaggccacgccttcttataggatctctttgtttcaccttgtttttggatatctcagccatttcaaaaccgattttcatctaatacatttttgataccccttagaattgcatgctctttgacatctcatagagtggtttgtgaatatcttgtaaaatgttaaaagctaaatcctcacctcgaccaggactgtacacaccctttaactctCTGTACCGAGGATGATTACTTgcaattacaaatatgtacttgTAATTAAATCATCAACTGAAACATGACTTTGTCATGCCAATCAGACATGACGGAGAGCAAACATTAATTATCATATGCAGGCTCTTAGTTTATCCAGAACATACTGTAGTTTGCCTTAATTTAATATCGAGATTAGTCTCACAATCAATGCTGACTTACTGCAGTACTGggtccagggccccatttcataaaagatgctaggatagcaactcttgctggaatggcaacttccaatagcaacagccaatcaggaagctggattattgtcgttaccatgacaattgccatcccagcaagagttgctatcatatcaaatttttatgaaatgtggcCCAGGTCAACCAATTTGCTCTACATAGCTTCCTATGTAAATGGTACACTACTGACACAGTGTGTATCAAGTCTGCATATTAATGTACTGTTATGGCAGTGAACACATAGTATAGTTTGGCACTAGAAGAATGTCAAATATACACGTGTGAAAATACCACACACTTTCCTTCCAAATCTTCAACATGGCTAACAATGTGGATCGAAGTGTGTAAAAAGGCCACATAAATCACATGAAAAATATAGTACTGTACATTTGCAATGTAAGTAGAATGTCATTCtatcatacactgtattgaTCAGTTTCCATGCAAAATACAATGTGTAGTACTGAATGTCCCTTTtgtatgaaaacaacaacaacaacaacaaagcaagtGGGGAGATGAACAAAGGGAAATTCAATAATGATGGACATATGTAATCAGCCCTGATTGGCATAATGATACTTCTAGTGCATGGGGGTCCAAATTATAATCCTTAATACTGCAACAATGGGGTAGgtattgaaataataataacaaatggTTGGTTGAATGAACTTTTG includes these proteins:
- the LOC140240371 gene encoding uncharacterized protein, whose amino-acid sequence is MNFPRLPVLGLTTLAFLHPVADYFEIGWGQDNYDISTSVEQEMCANVYQNGVLFGLWAAGVAISVGRLLTYIIVGDRARKDVQTQTDDIVKEQSEVPVEIEHGVQEEVEKIPLEEDDKTSESNAEKDKSEDESVASRPNIVDAPTMDKEEAEQLKSKKSLEVKADPEKRDDETLIDDKRISVYKLPAIKKHHFLVRQDGMRVLRQAVQGDFSLEKISLEGIRNFLFIVAKGSPSQLGELEAKIKADYRWLTPVRTPSRKLTGNLPIQGPQVTTLHEATRVPARPLMRRAQTPGLTPGHIYKTPNPNPPN